In Osmia lignaria lignaria isolate PbOS001 chromosome 13, iyOsmLign1, whole genome shotgun sequence, the DNA window GAAACTTAGTGAGGAAGCACACACAATGGGAAGTTTACAGTGTACAAGAGTGTCGGCAGAATTAAAGACGGCACGATCTATAGTGAGGCTGACAGAGATTCAGGCAACTTTACAGGAACAAAGGTATATGTAcactcatattttatattcaaatcATACCTATaagataataatgaaattacttTTAAATTGAATTGGTAAACTTAATATTCTAGGATATTATTTCTCCGTCAACAAATTCAAACATTGGAGGAGCTAAAATCCCAAAATTCCTTCATGTCTGATGATTCTTAGTGTAAGAAACTTtataaagtaattataattacaatctATAATTCatgcaaaaaataaaacataattattaatattctcattaatattgaataattaagaTTGTACCTAAATTATAATATCATGATAGAAACGGTAAAAAATAGTAATGAATATATGGGCTGCCCAGAGAGGATCGGTTGTTTCGTTTATCAACTAACGAGtcttataattaattgaaaagccCCCCTCTCTGGGAAGCACAAAAGGCCTATCCACATGCAAACACAACActaagtaaatagaaaatcaatCTATTCTATCAGTTCATTGCAAACTATTAAATTGTCCACATCGTCTTGTATTACCTATGTTATACGTGTCAATGTTTCATATCCCAAGAGTAAGCGGCATTTTAACTAGTTGAAACATTTTTGTTGTAAATCTCGGAATAAAATTCGTGCCAGAAGTTTTAATTCAGTTCTTTATCGCCACTGTCTTACCTAATTCCCAgactatttaaaagaaaaatgattttcttctgttgtaaaattataataattttcttcacATGTTTAATAAACTTTTCTTTAAGTATGATatataaagaagaaaagtaaaaatgtttagaaaattataatttgtataaaaggTATTTGTAAATAGTTTTAGAGATTTACAATAACTTAATCTGTATTATTCTTAGTACTTTTGGAAAGTACTTTGATGGTATATTGCTAAAAGAAATTGTATAGAATGTGCCAAAATCGGTTAAATAAGTGAAAcacttaatatattttaatcgtaaataatttttattttctgcatAGCTCCTCATACAGTTATACAAcataagaaaaaatgaattacgTTATATCATTGTATTAGCTCTTGTAAGCAAAAACTGAAATGTAGTAGACGATGTGAtccttagaaattttaattaatatatatatatatatatatttatatacatagaattagaatttttaaacaataatcaCTGAGCTATTTTGTGTGGAATAGAACTTCAATTTTCCATCACTTATATTCTGCCCACTCTATTTTCGTTCAAAacattatgaaaaaaattagtTACTTTACTGTgcttaaaataaagtattttcacTGAAGAAAACATAAAacgagtatatatatatatatatatatatatattgttcaGGATGATAAAACCACGAATACTACAGTAAGTTATAATATGGATTTCTTACTTTGTATATTTCTTTAAGGAACTGTTAAGGAGTGAGCTTAATACTTACagaaataaaaagcaacatgAAATCTAATCACGAAACAGATACATTTCATCAAAGAATTTGAGACTGCGACTGAATTCTAAACGtttcttttcaaattacttttttttttttaatgcaaatCAAGAAGCTTTTTACAAAGTACCTGTGCACATATTTTCTTCTCAtaccttttttttaaaatcatttactaAAAAAGAATTAAGCTGTAAGTGTGATTAGTTGGTATGATATATAATTAAACTTCTTGATTCGCATTAATATCTAAATGCCCTTCTAAAATCGTTATTTTTACTagctacaaaataaaaattgtaaacccAAATTaaacattgttttttttttcgattgatatttttcatgtatcttaatattgtataatataattattatgagTACAGCGGAGGATAGTATTTAAGAATAATATTGGTAATAATGTTAACGTGAATGTATCCTGTTCACGGTGTTTCTCAACGCGAGTTCTCAATAGCCTTCGTCATAATCACAAATGTTATGCATTAAAGCAACATGTCacatttaatacaataaattATACGATATGAGGCTATCgaggttttattaattataattacatatttatacaCTTGTTTTGCAAATAGATGTTATTTCTGTTATATGTAATATACACgggtatttttattataatctcttttttattactatgtatgtatgtatgtttcAATAAACTATGTGTTACTATGCTTAGTGTAAAATAAAACAgtcataattgaaatttttttcctgagttcatttgaaaaaaaaagagtgaaTTGTTTGCATTTTTCATACTTCATTTGTGCGATTAATGATTACCGAATTAGAAGTGATTTTATCGATTGAGAAACACCGATAATTCTTTACAATATTATCTAACATTATACCATGTCATGAGAATGTTATAACATCCCCATAGCACCTGAAGCATACAGTGAACATTCTCCCATGTACATTGTATTTAATTACAGTCAGTCATTGGACTTATTTTATAacaaactctctctctcttttttgaACGTTAGATCATTGATTAATATATCCTCAATATAATCATTACAGATATTCGTGTAAATTCAGTACAATGCATAATTTTCATGGACTAAGATTATAATAAGGCCTCTGAACATCTGActcattttattttacatttcataaCTTGTAGAAGTATtgtacattaaaattaaaaaattttctggaTTATATTATTAGTATGAAGTTAGGATATTCAGAATTTTCCTTTGTTTCTTCTagtcaaataaaaaaaatatagcaaTTAAAGAACCATTAATAATtgtcatttttatcaataaattatttttcctgtGTTGATTgctattttctcatttttagaACAATTTAATTGAAGTACATGTATGGTTaagttgtaataaaaatgaatatttaaatggGTATTTAACGCTTGTTACAACAAATGTCACTTATAAAAGAGCAAATATTTTACAAGTTATGAAATGTTACAGGTCTATTGTTGAACGATTTCAATGTAGTGCTCTTCAAGTGTTTATGCAAACATATTGCAATGGAGAGTACAAACTGCTACAAAACAATTCCAATATGATTTGTTTTACAATCGTTAATACATCTATATCATACGCTCGTTATGTGATTTTAAGGCCATATACGAGATTTAATACAAAGGTACTGCCCCTTTAGGTCAGTAtttgatatatttattaatttggaaatttgtctAGGGGATAGACAAATGGACGACACAGCCTCGACAGAGAATGTTCACAGTGCAAGACAGCAGCATAGACATATCTCAGCGCAGCCTCACTTTATCATTGGTTAGTGCTTCTGCTGGTAATTATTATACAAATCTATCATTTCTTAAATTACACAATACAACTATATACGGAAGAACCCTTCGTAGACAAGAGCTCTCTTTTTGTTTCCTTTACACAACAAATATATTAAAAGGTACTGTAAGTATGAACTCATTAATTTCTGTCATCGAACTGCTTCTCATGTTTTTATTGATagatataattttaatgatataaaaacaaaaatcaatTAACTATGTTGATACATTTCTTTACATACCTAGCAATATTATTGTAGCATAGCAGATAAGTAACAGCTACGAAGGGTATTTGTAAAATATGTAATTTGTAAATTATCCACAATGAAATCAAGGTATTATCTTTCGTTATCCTTGTTTTCTTAATATGTACGCAGCAAAACTCAAAATGTCTTAAAAActacaaatgtaaatattatacaacatacaAAGTAACAATATGTAACAGTTGTTTTGTACCTATGTATCTATTATGGCAGAAGGTGGGTCTTGTGCCGAGTTATTCTTGGCTACTGTCAATTTTAAGCCAACATTATAGATATAACTATCCTAGTCTTAAATAGGACGTGCACGATTTcatattaattcattaatcaTTAACACGTCAACTAACTACTTTCTGCAATTAGGGACTTCTAAAAAGAATATTCTGTTCTACAGGTCCTTAGTGTCTCGAAAACAGTTTTACTATACCTACAAATATTGAAACTAATATCACTCTAGCTAAAATTGCACACattgtaaaaaatttataattccgtcaataataaaatataaaaatattaagaaaaaaataataattgtaattctcgaaaagaaaagaatttgatATACAAATTATTTGTTTGAAAAGTTCATACTTggagtttcttctttttttaataatagagAGTGATacgtttttataatttatattgcaGAAGTAATAACAATGTACACAGCTGATAACAGATATTGCATATAAAAGTACGTTTGATTTAGTaacaaatgaaaagaaaaaggtaacTCTTTAGAAGTCccgtaataatttatattcactCAAGGTATTCCTTGATTCGTTTTTCATTCATACTAAAGTAAAACACGCAATATTACTATaatttaattctattaaaatgGCATTCAGTATTATAGGATTAGTTTCattcaatatataaaaaaaatatacaatttcgaCTACTCGATGCAATTGTTCAGTAATCGTGAGTTTGTACTATCCGaatgccattttttttttttttatgatacatTTTCTTTGGACTAGTACTACAAAGATTGTAGAACGGTCCATAAAAtgctaattaaaatataattaatgtcTATACGCAGTGGGATTTCACTGATATTCAGTCAATTCACAATACTCGTGGCGAAGTTTatagaaaaaatgaataaaacaattttatcaATTATATCGTCATTCACTTCTCATTAAGCTCCATCAAATTTCTGTACCTCGCTCTGTAAAATCGTGTATTCTaaacttattaaaaataacTAGCCAGGTAACAATAACAGAATTTATATACGGTCCAcaatgtaatattatttcaatttcctgTGTCATCTTGTTCtttacaaaaaaataataacttttaaTCCTTGTATCTTGATAGTACATCTTTTCTTCAATTACAAAAACATTGTCACGAGTTGTGAATGACTTATACTTACCTGAGGGATATATTCCCACTTGTCATCCTCAATAATTTGCACTTCTATAGTGCTTCATTAAGTGCTTCTTTTTCATCGAGGTACTCTCATTTCATGAAATTAACTTGTCATATCAGTAAACGTATATAATGTCTTGTTTGGGCATAAGGTATTAGTAATGCAAATGGCATTATGATCTGTCTTATTTGCAAAAGTGGCTTCATGCCAATATTAATGTGTCAttcgttattattatataatttaaataatttataatttacagaTCCTGTAGAACACAAGTGGTTGTACGCAAGCATACCCCATTGgcaaattagtatattacataaaaTGCTTGGTATACCACCACGTTAATGTGATCGATCGGTATATGATATTTTCACTGTTTATCATACTGTAACTTTTAGCATAAAAGACATATTCACATACACGGCttcataaaacaaaaataaaagtacaTCCGGGTACATGTGCAACTAGGATGATACGTTACTTTTTCCTCTACCGTATTCTTCTAAAAGCCTTCTTGATTTTCCGTTGCGTCAAAGTAGGTGTACCACTGAAACAGAATATAGCagtttataagaaatatttataatcaatACGACagcctatttttttttactctATTTTTAATCTTGAAGCTACAacatattctaaataaaaaaatctgtttattaGTTATTGAAATGCATTACCAACATTATGATTTTTATGtagtttaataataatgataatttctatcgtaaaatattaaatagttACCTGAATGTTGCAGGCGCATTTCCGCCAGTAAAGTTATATGATGGTGGGGTATTGGGATCAAACGTTGGTGTGTTATTAGGAGGATTAAAATTAAATCCTGTAGATGGTGCAGAAGCAGGTGCCTGTAAAAAAAAGTTACAcatttaatgtaaaatttgctaatatataataaaagaaaaaatttacaCAAGTATTATAGTTACCATTCCACCGAAGTTGAAACCTCCTGAAGAAGCAGGGGCTGTTGTAGATCCAAAATTGAATCCAGTGTTTGCAGCGGTAGATGCAAATGATGACGATGGTTGATTTTGAACACCAGCCTGTGGTGTGCCAAAAATTGGAGTTGCAGTGGTTGGTTGGCCAAATGCTGGCGTTTCCGGTTTAGGTGCATTGAATGTAAATCCCGAACTACTTGTTGATGCAGCATTATTGAATGTATTTCCAAATAAATTACCGCCACTTTGTGGGACAGTTGCAGTACTACCAAATGTAAATAACGGTTTCTGAGTCGATTCAGCAGGATTagtatttgtagagaaattgAATCCAGTTCCTTGTTGGGCTGCTGGTTGATTAGCAGTACCAccaaatgtaaataaatttgaagTTGACGAATTACTTTGACCCGGCTTCGAGGAAGATCCAAATATATTGGGTGTAGATTCGGTAGTAAACGTTGAAGGTGTTTGGTTACTGAAAACAGGAGTAACAGATGATCCAAAAAGATTTGGTGTTCCTGATTGCACACCAAAAGGGGTTCCAGTTGACGCTTGAGGTGTTGGATTAAACGGAGAAGCCGTTTTATCTGTACTTCCAAACACAGGCATTTTTGAATCGGTTGATCCAAAAATTGAAGGTTTATTTTCAGTACTACCAAACGTTGGTACTTTATTTTCTGGTACAGCAAAGGTAGATAGTTTATTTGTACCCATACCAAATGCAGATTGCTTATTTTCTTCTGTACCAAACGTTGATACGTTCTTTGTACTGTTAGTGCTAAACAATGATGGAGCACTGGAAATACTTGAGAACAATGAATTTCCAGAAGTAACAGGTGTCAATGCATTAAAAGTTTTGGCTACCGACGAACTCTCTGTTGTTTTATTTTCTCCAAATGTAAATGTACTAGGTAAAGTAGAAGCTGGTGTTGATATTTGACCAAAGGTTGGTGCCGATGTTGTTTGCACAGTTGGTTTTGTTTCGAGAAACGTAAAAGATGATTGAGTAGAAGATGGAAGACTTGATACTACATTTGTAGAGGAACTGCTATTAACTGTAACAGTGCTACTTGGTACTCCAAATGAAAAGGAATTGGTTGGTTTAACTTCTTTTGCACTAGTTTGACTTATCGAAGGTAATGCGGTGGTGCTAATAACAACAGGGGATTGTGTAGTTTCTATGTTTGATTTCGAAACCTCTGTTACGACGGTATTTTCACCTAAAGCActctgtttctcttcttttgaatctgattcttttttaattttaggtttAGCTACACCAAATGTAAACGTCGATGGAAGTGTTGTAGAAGTTGTAACATTCAATGATTGTTTATCACTCGCTGTTGATCCACTTTCACTTTTTCCAACATCAAACGAAAACGATGGTGCTGGCCTTTTTTCAGATTGTTCTGAATTCTGTTTTGCATCAGTCTTGTCATTATTACTTGTATTAATTTGAAATCCAAATCCGCTTCCCGAAGTCGACGAGGCactgttttcaattttcaatgtttcattagtaactttcttctcttccttttgAATGCCAAATGTAAATTGACCAACTTGATTATTCTGTTGGTTACCACCAAATTTAAAACCATTAGTAGGCGCAACATGGTCAGTCTTTTCTTGATCAGCTTTATCTATACCAAATTTAAAACCACCAGCATTTGAAGGCATACTAAAATTAAACAGTAAACTGCAAGTAGTATTCGGTTGTGAATTATCAAATTTCTTTATACCCGGTTTCGATCCACCACAAGCTACGCATTCTGTAACTTTTGCCTCGTTCTGTAACATACAAGTATCACAGTTCCATGCACCTTCAGGCTTTTTAAATTTATCTCCAAATCCGTTTACAAGTAATAGTGGAACAGTTTTGGCTGGAATTCCAGTGCAAGGCTTACTTGTATTGCAACACGGACAAGAATCAACAGACGTAGCATTTCTAACCATGCAACAAGGACATTCCCAGGTATCTTTGTTTGGCTTAAAGCTGCTCGTAGTATCATTTTTGGTCAGACTTGAATTACCAAACAATTCCGTACCAGCATTTTTGTTTGCAACTGTACCCGTATTATTAGTAATATTTGCATCTTTTTGTACATTGCAAGAggaacatttaattaaattttcagaatttttaaatttacatttggAACATTCCCAAGATTTTTCCAAGGACTTTACATCATTACGGTCAGATTTTACTAATTTTGTTGCATTAGCTTCCTGTTTTGTTCCTGGTTTAGTTGTACCACATGCAACGCATTTAGTATCAATTTCTTTGTTTCGTACAAAACACGACGTACATTCCCACTGATTATTTGAAAGTTTAAACTCAGCTCCAAAATGATCGTTCGTTGTAGTTTTTGTCTCACTGATACTTGATGTTGTTGATTCAacggttttcttctttttaacattcaatttattaGCCTTACAAGCAAAACAGTGTACTTCTGTactgttatttttaaataaacactCGGAACATTCCCACAAAGTTGAAGTTTCTTGTTGTGCATCAGAGtttgaatttgtaatttttgCATCATCTTTACTTGCAACATTTGTTTCATTAgcgattgaatttttctttgaatctAACGATGTCTTTGTTTCATTTGATTTCTCAGATTCAGATTTATTAGGCTTAGAACCGAAGATACCCATAACGCTTCCAGATTTTAATTCATTCGAAACAATAGGAACAGCGCCGCCGCTATTTTTCACTTTCTCTTTTGGTCTAGGAGCTGTAGACGAACCGGACCATATAAAATTCTGTGTTACACTAGATGCCAACTCACCAAGAACTGTACTAGATTTAACATCACCTTTTATCATAGTCGAATCGTTGGATTTATCAACTGATTGTTTATCAGCACTGATAGGGCTGCTAAATGTAAAGTTATTGatagatttcaaattttttgtgacGTTTGTTATTTTTATAGGACTTGCAAATGTGAAAGTTTCTTCTTTACTTGTAATCGTTTTATGAATTATCTTTGTATTAGTAGGCGGTATAAAGTTGAAACTTGGTAAAGAAGATATTGGCAAAGGTATGTTTGGTAAATTGACTGGCTGAACTGTTTCTTCCTGATCAAGATTTGATGCTTTACCCTTCAGTTTACCATGATGCTTCGATTCATTATCAGCTGTAGTTCTGAGATGATATTCTTGCATGGGCGGTGGTTCGCTTCGAgcggaaataatttttctagcTGCAGCTGTAGTATCTTGTAATTTTTTACGCTgccttaattttaatatatctgGCACAGTTGGTACAGTTAATTCACGGGTTAGATGACGTAATCCAACTCTAGTTGATGATGGTGTACTAGTCTCTTCTCTTGtcctctttttatttattaacgagGTATTATTCATTTTCAATGGAATCTTTTTAGCGTCAGTTATCGGCGACGAAAAGTGTTCTAGTGTTTCCAATATT includes these proteins:
- the LOC117602222 gene encoding uncharacterized protein LOC117602222 produces the protein MAKRSNNLTGRRSSSHNTKPYDANNSFVKKVATKVTDLIPQKSWISKWFNSSQSDGDVLNNSENPEEVESEEDIQKPPPLKRPCIRMDVTHPPGTFSIQPRTKSTVNKASPSKCSINDEMSEDFCKPAMAGPSGMSHLVSSTPATHTDIRSIAPQRSQLNSLVTTTNNGITSGMDDNSESSESTSGCSSLIPQTNRQEAPSNVSYNSPFNTRKRFHDEKLSFTNRMQSPRSLFLDNSSRDSLSSRRPSFNASIVTNSSDHSSPLSSPFYSGNTTFGGANAAGLYKRGRSLFNNSSEIQLKVPKRTSVEVKPSNATGVDSSGMSQTAKKILETLEHFSSPITDAKKIPLKMNNTSLINKKRTREETSTPSSTRVGLRHLTRELTVPTVPDILKLRQRKKLQDTTAAARKIISARSEPPPMQEYHLRTTADNESKHHGKLKGKASNLDQEETVQPVNLPNIPLPISSLPSFNFIPPTNTKIIHKTITSKEETFTFASPIKITNVTKNLKSINNFTFSSPISADKQSVDKSNDSTMIKGDVKSSTVLGELASSVTQNFIWSGSSTAPRPKEKVKNSGGAVPIVSNELKSGSVMGIFGSKPNKSESEKSNETKTSLDSKKNSIANETNVASKDDAKITNSNSDAQQETSTLWECSECLFKNNSTEVHCFACKANKLNVKKKKTVESTTSSISETKTTTNDHFGAEFKLSNNQWECTSCFVRNKEIDTKCVACGTTKPGTKQEANATKLVKSDRNDVKSLEKSWECSKCKFKNSENLIKCSSCNVQKDANITNNTGTVANKNAGTELFGNSSLTKNDTTSSFKPNKDTWECPCCMVRNATSVDSCPCCNTSKPCTGIPAKTVPLLLVNGFGDKFKKPEGAWNCDTCMLQNEAKVTECVACGGSKPGIKKFDNSQPNTTCSLLFNFSMPSNAGGFKFGIDKADQEKTDHVAPTNGFKFGGNQQNNQVGQFTFGIQKEEKKVTNETLKIENSASSTSGSGFGFQINTSNNDKTDAKQNSEQSEKRPAPSFSFDVGKSESGSTASDKQSLNVTTSTTLPSTFTFGVAKPKIKKESDSKEEKQSALGENTVVTEVSKSNIETTQSPVVISTTALPSISQTSAKEVKPTNSFSFGVPSSTVTVNSSSSTNVVSSLPSSTQSSFTFLETKPTVQTTSAPTFGQISTPASTLPSTFTFGENKTTESSSVAKTFNALTPVTSGNSLFSSISSAPSLFSTNSTKNVSTFGTEENKQSAFGMGTNKLSTFAVPENKVPTFGSTENKPSIFGSTDSKMPVFGSTDKTASPFNPTPQASTGTPFGVQSGTPNLFGSSVTPVFSNQTPSTFTTESTPNIFGSSSKPGQSNSSTSNLFTFGGTANQPAAQQGTGFNFSTNTNPAESTQKPLFTFGSTATVPQSGGNLFGNTFNNAASTSSSGFTFNAPKPETPAFGQPTTATPIFGTPQAGVQNQPSSSFASTAANTGFNFGSTTAPASSGGFNFGGMAPASAPSTGFNFNPPNNTPTFDPNTPPSYNFTGGNAPATFSGTPTLTQRKIKKAFRRIR